In Vicugna pacos chromosome 10, VicPac4, whole genome shotgun sequence, the following proteins share a genomic window:
- the MRPL21 gene encoding large ribosomal subunit protein bL21m: MAAAVVASALPVTFWRLVSTCGRSVLRASGPEAASLWSASRSFSSQSASFPQGYVPKTSLSSPPWPEVVLPDPVEETRHHAEVVGRVNELITTGRYGRLFAVVHFAGHQWKVTSEDLILIENELDVACGERIRLEKVLLVGADDFTLLGTPLLGKDLVRVEATVIEKTESWPKISMKFKKRKNYRKRRITVNPQTVLRINSVEVAARLC, translated from the exons ATGGCTGCGGCCGTGGTGGCCTCGGCGTTGCCGGTCACCTTCTGGCGGCTGGTGTCTACGTGCGGCCGCAGCGTCCTGAGAGCGTCGGGGCCCGAAGCGG CTTCCCTGTGGTCTGCTTCTCGAAGTTTCAGTTCACAGAGCGCTTCATTTCCACAAGG ATACGTTCCTAAAACATCACTGAGTTCTCCACCTTGGCCAGAGGTGGTTCTGCCTGACCCTGTTGAGGAGACCAGGCACCATGCAG AGGTCGTGGGGAGGGTGAACGAGCTGATCACCACGGGCCGGTACGGCAGGCTCTTTGCTGTAGTGCACTTTGCCGGCCACCAGTGGAAGGTGACCTCTGAGGACCTGATTTTAATTGAAAACGAGTTAGACGTTGCTTGTGGAGAGAGGATTCGGCTGGAGAAG GTCCTGCTGGTTGGGGCCGACGACTTCACGCTGCTCGGCACGCCGCTCCTCGG AAAGGATCTTGTTCGAGTAGAAGCCACGGTCATTGAAAAGACAGAGTCGTGGCCAAAAATCAGTATGaagtttaagaaaaggaaaaactacagaaagagaagaa TTACTGTGAACCCCCAGACCGTCCTCCGGATAAACAGCGTTGAGGTCGCTGCACGTTTGTGTTGA